In candidate division KSB1 bacterium, the sequence TTGGGGAATGACGGATGCCGTATCCTTCAGACGCGCTGATGTTCAGGTCGGCTTGGACGGTCCTTGCCTCTCCCACGCCTCCAGCACCAGCCGCCGCGTGCGGTACTCGCCGTGCTGGTACACCTTTTTCTGCTTGAGCATGAATAGGGTTCATTGGTGTGGCATGCCCAAATCGAGAATTGCCTTTTTCAAGTCATGGTATTTTTGCCAGCCTGCGTCCCCGCTTGTGGCCTCTAGCTCGTTTGCTACATAGCGGGCGATAATTGGCTTTGAGTCGCCAAACATCTCGCTGGCTCTCTGTTCATGTTGGAAATAGTCCGAAAACTGCGCTCGCATCGTGACTTCAAAGTCTTTGCCGAAAACAGCAAACTGATCATGAATCAAGAACTCATCGTTGCTCAGATATTGCCCCCATTGATTTTCAGCAATACCCAGAGCCTTGAGTGCATCTTTCCTCTTTGCTCCCTGTTTGTCGTGTTCGTCATCGTTATCGAAGATGATGAATGTAGGGATTCCGTATGCCGTAAACAGCCGCCACCATTTCGCCAGGTTGCCCTTGCCCATGACCGGTATGACCGCCACTCCCTCTTGAGTGACATCAAGCCCTACTTTTCGAAGATAAACCGGCAACGCAAGCTGTTCACTTTGACCTTCCACTAAAATGATCTTTTTGGCAAAAAAGCCGTTCAAGATTTCCTGTGTTGACTGGTTAGCATAGAAGGGAAGAACGGTTTCCGGTGTTGTTTTATTTTTATGAGATCCTGTCTTGATGCAATGGTCTGCAAGCTGGTTTCTCGTCAGCTGGCAGGTTCGGGTGGCACCTTCTCCATCCTTGCGCACCAAGACGAGGCCCTCAAGACTCATCAAGTTGACAAAATGAGGGCTGTGCGTTGTAATGACAATCTGCAGACCATCAGCCGCCATTTGATATATCTTTTGTGCAAGCCATTCTTGTGCCAGGGGATGCAAATGTGCCTCTGGCTCCTCAATTGCCAAAATAATTCCCCCATAAAATGCTTTTGCATAAGCATGAGCAAAAGCTAAAGCCAGAATTTGTTCCTGTCCAGTTCCTAACTCTTCGAATGTTCGGCGCTCTGTACCTTCTCTGGGGACGACACGCAACGAATGGAAATAACGGCTGGGGTCATAGGCCGAAAAATCCACCTGTAAACCATATGACATTCCTGCAAACATTTCGTCAAATTCTCGGCTCAGATTCTGTTCGAATTCAGCAAACTCATTCACTTCGCGGAAGATTCTTTCCAAATCATCAAAGGCTTGTTTTAGCCTCCCGACACGTCCTACATCACTTGTCAGAGCAGAATGGAACTTTTGCATTAGTTTGGATAAGAGGGTGAATTTGTTTGTATAGCTGAGTTGATAATCCAAACGACGATCCGGACCAATCAAGATAAACATCAACTGATCGCGAATTTCATTGCTAACGAATTTCTCCGCACAGTCATCTAGTTCGACTCTAAATTCCGGTTGTTTCCTTGATTTTGAGTCACATATCCACTTGAATTTATGAACAGAGTGGTTATATCCATATACTCCTGAGACTTCCGCCTCTATATGAATAATTCCATTCTGAGTGTCTCGTTCCCAAAAATCATGGTCTTCGGGCTCTCTTGTCCCGGGCCAGCGTTCTCCCAATACCAAATCCAAAGCAGAAATGATATTTGATTTGCCCGAATTGTTTTCTCCGACCAATATCAAAGGTGTATATTGGGGAAAACGAATAACAATTTTGTCTCGAATGGATTTGTAGCCTTCAATGGTACAACAAGTTAATCTTGCGCCAGATTGCGGATTCATCATGATTTTTCCTCCTCCGCCATCTTCTCATTCAACGCCATCAACCGGAAAATCAACTCCCGCCTTGCCTCGGCGGATGGCATAAAGCGCGTCTGACCGCGATCGTTTTGGTAAAAGTCGTGCCTTAATTCTAAATCTTCCCAGCCGTAGCAGGCAAGGACGGCGTTGTCCATCTCGGCATGTAACTCGCGCAGGCGGACAATATCGGCATCCTGACAGGCCGGGTTGTGGAAGAGGTTGTAGGTTTTGGTGAGACCCAATCCCCGCGCCAGCATCACCTGACGGCGGTGCTCGTGATACTCCGCACCCAGTTGCGCCGCGCGGGCAAAGACAGGCTGGGCGAGCAGTTCCTGCAAATTCGGGGCAGCGTATTCGGCAGGTGGGAAAGGAAACGTGTCGAAGCAGTCGGTGGGGGTGTAGCGGATGTCGGTACGCAGACTGGAGGCTTGCTTGCGCAGCCAGGTCTCATGCACGGCGGATTGGAGCAGGGCAAAGTGGTAGTCGTCGTCGAAGGCGAAGACGATGGTTTGCTCGCTATAAACCAGTCCTTTGGGTACAAAAGTTAAAGAGTGTAATTCACTTACGCGGCTTCGTATCAAAACTCGGCGCAAAACATCTATGGCTTGGCGCAAGCCTGCCCGATAGGCCCCAAACTGCCACCAGAACTCGCGGTTGCGCTTATCGCCAGGACCAGTCAGCCGGTCACGCTCTGGCTTGACGCGCTCTTCCACGATCTTCAGCAGCTCCGGATACTCACGAGCGCGCTCCAGGGGCCAGTCGTGAAAGCAAATCACCCAGCGCGAGGGCTGCTGCTCGGAGTGGCTGTTCAGGTCTTCGCCGTTCAGATAAGGGAAGAGGCAATCGCGGTTGCGCGGGTTGCGGGCAAGCAGAGTTTTGGCTTCATCCGGCTCCAGCACAAAGCCGATGCCGCGCACAAAGTCGCCAATGAACGCCTTGCCTTCGTTGCGCTTGAGGCGGGCGGGTTCGCGCTCGGGCTGGTCATCGAGGCGGGAGGAGATGAAGGGGACGGGTTGGCCATNNNNNNNNNNTGAAGCGATGGAGAACAGGAGAACGAGAGAGGGCGACGAGGTTGACTTCGACCGAGGCCTGACCGGGCCATTTGACGAAGCGTTGGGCGAAGTGAATGACGCCGTTCTGTTTGAGAATCACCGCCAGGCCGCTCTCGCGCGTATCGCCTTGGCCGAGGGTGTTGGTGGCAATCATTCCCAGCCGCCCGCCGGGTTTGAGCAGGCTGAAGGCGCGGCGAAAGAAGGCGGCGCACAGGTCAGCCGTGCCGCCAAAAGGGTCATAAGCATATTCGAGGTACCGCCGATATTTCATACCAAAGGTCCCGCTGATTTTCAATCCACCCATGAAAGGCGGGTTGCCGAGGATGACGTCGAAGCCGGGCTTATCAGAAAGGGAGAAGGGGGAGGGGAGAGGGGAAAAGACTTCCGGGAACTCGAGCGGCCAGTGGAAGAAGCGGTTTTCCTGCGCCAGGGCTTCGGCCCAGCCGAGGACGCGGCCGTCGACGGTGCGGGGGTTTTCCAGGCAGGCCAAGAGGTGCCGGCTGGTGGGGATGCGGTCGCGATGGTCGGGGGTCAGCGGCGTAAAAAAGGCGGCGGTCCACAGGTCGCAGGCTTTTTTCAGGCGGTCGTAGACGCTGCCGGCGCCGTGCATGCCGCGGTGGATTTCGGCCATTTTCTGCACCCGCTCGAGCGAGTCCTGCGGAATGTTCGCCAGCTCGCTGCTTTCCAGGGCAAAGATTTCCAATTCGGTTTCAAAGGATTGGTCGGCATCGAAAGCCAGTTCGCCTTGATCGCGCCGGTTCAAGGCGTTGCGGTTGCTCTGCGCGGCGAGGCGGGCGGTGTCGCGGTCGTCACCGGAAAGCGGCTTGTAGGCCTCGTCCGGGATGCCGTTCTGCAGGACGTTCAAGTCCAAGACGCCGACCAGCGAATCGCCGCACTTGATGCGGTGGTCCAGGAAGGTAAGCGGCTTGCCCTCGGCGTGGCTTTCCAGCCAGAGGGCCACGCGCGCCAGTTCGACGGCGAGCGGGTTCTTGTCCACGCCGTAAATGCAGTGGGCGACCACGTCGCGGACGGCGAGGCGCACCTGTTCGGGGGCGGGTTCGTCCTCGCCGGTGCGCACCCGCGCCAGTTCCTTGCCCAGGCGACGGGCGGCAGCCAGCAGAAAGTGCCCGGAGCCGCAAGCCGGGTCGCAGACTTTGATGGAGAGGAGGGCGTGTTCAAGAAAGAAGGGAGAAGGAAGAGGGAAAGAGGAGGTTCCTTGCCGTTGCTCCGCTTTTTCATTTACTTTTTCCCATTCAGCATCTCCCTTCTCCCCTCTTCCCTCTCCTTTCTCCCTTCTTCCCTCTCCTTTCTCCCTTCTTCCCTCTCCCTTCCTCGCTTCCTCCAAACGTTCTGCAATAACCGGTTCCAGGGCGCTGCGGATCAGTTCGCTTACCAGTTGCGGCGGGGTGTAGTACGAGCCGGTGGATTTGCGCTCCGAGCCGGGGGCGAGTTCGAAACGCGGTCTGCCGAGCGAGTCAAAGGTGACGGTCGGGTGGTAGTCGAGCAGGCTCTCATAGACCGAGCCGAGCTCTTCGGTATCCAGGGCGGCGTAATTGACGCGCCGGGGCGGGTCGTCGTAAAAGGCCAGGTGCCGGAAGGCCTCGAGGAGGTCGCGGTTGGTGATCAGGGCAGCGTCCAGTTCATTTTCGGCAAAGAGTTCGCCGTTGAGCGGCGGCACGCCGAGCCTGGCGGCCCATTCCTCTTTTTGAAAGATCAACCATAGGGCGCGCAGTCCCTGGCAGAGGTCGGTGTCGTCGGTATAGGCGGCGCGGTTTTCGGTCAGGCGGCGAAGGCGGGTAATGCCGTAACTTTCGAGATAGAGCGGATTATGTCCCATCAGGCCGCGCTCTTCGGAGACGAGCAGAAAGAGGAAGCGGTAGACGAGGCGGAGGAGGTTTTGGTAGAGCTTTAGAGGCGAGAGAGGAGGAGAAAGAGGGGAGAGGGGAGAATGGGAGTTCCCCTGCATACCCGTGTTGAGTGTTTGCCTGAGCGTTTCATTTTCGGGATGAGTCAAGAAGCCGTTGGCGAGGATCTCAAGGCAGCGTTCCACGCCTTCGCGCAGGTGTTCGCGGACGCGTCCGCCTTGTTCCAGGGAGTATTGGTAATACTGCTCGAGCAGGCACTCTTCGGGTTGGCCGTCTTTCGGCAGGCGCGTGCGGTGCAGCAGGCGGTAGAGGAGGACGAAATCGGCAAAGCGCTCTTCTTCAAAGAGGTTTTCCAGGTCGAACTCGACGTATGCTTGGCGGCGGATATAGGTTGAATTGCGCAGCAGGCGCAGGGTGCGGCCGTTGGTGACGAGTCCCCACAGGGCTTCGGAGCGGTTGAGGTACTCTTGGACGAGGGCATGCGGCGAGAGTCGCGGTCGGCCCGAGGGGGCGGTTTTCCCCAGTTCCTGTCGGCAGCCGACGATGTGGATGGGGGTGGAAGAGAGGGAAGAAGGGAGAGGGGAAGAAGGGAGAAGGGAAGAAGGGAGAAGGGAAGAGGGGAGAGGGGAAGAGGGGAGAGGGGAGAGGAGGTGAGAGATGGAGAAGGTGAGTCCGTCCAGCTCGACGGCGCGCGGTTGGTATTGCAGTTCGTAGCCCAAAAGGCGCAGGAAGGGGATCATCCACAGTTCGCGGGTTTCTGAGGTGGCGGGGTCGCCTTCGGGCAGGCGCTCCAGGCGGTGCAGAAAGACCTGCCGCAGGGCGCGGGCGTCGTGATAGACGGCGGCGATTTCATCGGTCAGGGCGCGGCGCGGGGAAAGACCGAAATCCGCGGGTTTTTGTCCGGGCAGATCGGCGCGGCTCAAGGCTTCGAGCAGGTCGGGGCTGAAGAGGCCGCCTTCGATTCTGAGCGATTGAGGGGAGATGGAAGAAGGGAGAGGGGAAGAAGGGAGAGAAGACATGGTTATTTGAGCCTCCATTGGTCAGGGTGAGCAGCCATCTCGGCGAGCATGGCAAGAATCTCCTCGTAACGGGCGTTCAGGCGATCTGCGGCGGCCTGGTCAATGTAGCGGCAGCGCAGGGCAAATTCCAAATGAGTTTGAGTTTCCGCGGCCTCGGCTTCCGAGTCGCTGAGTTTGCTGATCCAGTGAGCAGGATAGCGGCGTTTGCGCCAGGCTTCAGCAATGTTGGCGGCTACCGAACGCGAAGATCGTCGAATTTGGTCGCTCAGCGAATATTTTTCTTCTCTTGGAAAAGTCAGCGTCAATGCAAAAATTTCCATTGCAGTATCCATTGCCTTTTGCCAAACCTTTAAATCGCGAAACGAATTTATCGGCTCCCCCATCTCTTTCTCCCCCTCTTTTTTTCTCTTCTCTCCTGTTTTCCCTTTCTCTTTCCCTTCTCTCTTTTCTCCCCTCTCCCTTCTCCCTTCTCCCCTATCCCCCTTTCACCCCCTCCATCACCAGCACTCCCAGCACATCCACCGGCCACTGCGCTTCGACGGTCAATTCCTGCACGCGCAGGCGCATCGCCTTGCGGATTCGTTTATGAGCTTCGGTCAGGTCGCGGGCACGGGCTTCGATGGGCGGGCGCAGGTGCGGCTCCAGCGCAGGGTAGGCCTTGAGCGCCGCTTCCAGGATTTCTTTCTTCTTTGCCAGCGGCAGGTTGGCGTCGGGCTGGGCTTCGGCCAGCAGGCGCAGGGTCTCGGCTTCGGGCAGCCAGTCGGGGTGCTCGGCGTCGCCGCGGCAGCCCAGGACGCGCACCTCTTCCGAAAAGAGCGGCGCCTGATCGGGAATATGGACGAGATAGCGTACCCGCAGCAGCAGGAGGACGGTTTTTTCTGCTACGGCGCGGGTGGCGATGACGCCGCCGCGGGCTGCGCGCGCCGACCCGCCTTTGGTGAGCGCCTCTTCGAGCAGGAAGCGCGCCAGCGCGGCCACAAAGGGGTGGTTGCGGCCCAGGTACTCGGCGCCTTCCGGCGTGGGCGAGGTAAAGGCAATCCGCCAGAATCCGTCTTTGCGCTGCGGCAGGGCAAACCGGACAGCCTCCGGCAATCCCCTCGTAGCCGCCGGCGAAACATCTATCACCCAAACCTCTCCCCCTCTCCTCTTTTCAACTTCTCCCTTCTTCCCCTCTCTCTTGAGCCCCATCCCCAGGCGCTGCGCCGCCTCCTGCACAAAGACGCGCACCGCCTCCGGGTCGCCCAGAACGGCGTCGGCGGCTTCCAGTTCCCGCTTCACCTCTTCGGGTTTGAGGGCGCGCTGGGCAAAGCGCGTGCGGGTGATGCGCTCGCGCTCGGCGTCGCGCTCCCATTGATGATGGAGGCTGATGACGCTGTCCGCCAAGTCCAGGTTCAGTTGTCCCCCGTGCGTTTTGTAGCCGCCGCGCAAAAACAGAGC encodes:
- a CDS encoding BREX-1 system adenine-specific DNA-methyltransferase PglX, giving the protein MSSLPSSPLPSSISPQSLRIEGGLFSPDLLEALSRADLPGQKPADFGLSPRRALTDEIAAVYHDARALRQVFLHRLERLPEGDPATSETRELWMIPFLRLLGYELQYQPRAVELDGLTFSISHLLSPLPSSPLPSSLLPSSLLPSSPLPSSLSSTPIHIVGCRQELGKTAPSGRPRLSPHALVQEYLNRSEALWGLVTNGRTLRLLRNSTYIRRQAYVEFDLENLFEEERFADFVLLYRLLHRTRLPKDGQPEECLLEQYYQYSLEQGGRVREHLREGVERCLEILANGFLTHPENETLRQTLNTGMQGNSHSPLSPLSPPLSPLKLYQNLLRLVYRFLFLLVSEERGLMGHNPLYLESYGITRLRRLTENRAAYTDDTDLCQGLRALWLIFQKEEWAARLGVPPLNGELFAENELDAALITNRDLLEAFRHLAFYDDPPRRVNYAALDTEELGSVYESLLDYHPTVTFDSLGRPRFELAPGSERKSTGSYYTPPQLVSELIRSALEPVIAERLEEARKGEGRREKGEGRREKGEGRGEKGDAEWEKVNEKAEQRQGTSSFPLPSPFFLEHALLSIKVCDPACGSGHFLLAAARRLGKELARVRTGEDEPAPEQVRLAVRDVVAHCIYGVDKNPLAVELARVALWLESHAEGKPLTFLDHRIKCGDSLVGVLDLNVLQNGIPDEAYKPLSGDDRDTARLAAQSNRNALNRRDQGELAFDADQSFETELEIFALESSELANIPQDSLERVQKMAEIHRGMHGAGSVYDRLKKACDLWTAAFFTPLTPDHRDRIPTSRHLLACLENPRTVDGRVLGWAEALAQENRFFHWPLEFPEVFSPLPSPFSLSDKPGFDVILGNPPFMGGLKISGTFGMKYRRYLEYAYDPFGGTADLCAAFFRRAFSLLKPGGRLGMIATNTLGQGDTRESGLAVILKQNGVIHFAQRFVKWPGQASVEVNLVALSRSPVLHRF
- a CDS encoding restriction endonuclease, which codes for GQPVPFISSRLDDQPEREPARLKRNEGKAFIGDFVRGIGFVLEPDEAKTLLARNPRNRDCLFPYLNGEDLNSHSEQQPSRWVICFHDWPLERAREYPELLKIVEERVKPERDRLTGPGDKRNREFWWQFGAYRAGLRQAIDVLRRVLIRSRVSELHSLTFVPKGLVYSEQTIVFAFDDDYHFALLQSAVHETWLRKQASSLRTDIRYTPTDCFDTFPFPPAEYAAPNLQELLAQPVFARAAQLGAEYHEHRRQVMLARGLGLTKTYNLFHNPACQDADIVRLRELHAEMDNAVLACYGWEDLELRHDFYQNDRGQTRFMPSAEARRELIFRLMALNEKMAEEEKS
- a CDS encoding AAA family ATPase, encoding MMNPQSGARLTCCTIEGYKSIRDKIVIRFPQYTPLILVGENNSGKSNIISALDLVLGERWPGTREPEDHDFWERDTQNGIIHIEAEVSGVYGYNHSVHKFKWICDSKSRKQPEFRVELDDCAEKFVSNEIRDQLMFILIGPDRRLDYQLSYTNKFTLLSKLMQKFHSALTSDVGRVGRLKQAFDDLERIFREVNEFAEFEQNLSREFDEMFAGMSYGLQVDFSAYDPSRYFHSLRVVPREGTERRTFEELGTGQEQILALAFAHAYAKAFYGGIILAIEEPEAHLHPLAQEWLAQKIYQMAADGLQIVITTHSPHFVNLMSLEGLVLVRKDGEGATRTCQLTRNQLADHCIKTGSHKNKTTPETVLPFYANQSTQEILNGFFAKKIILVEGQSEQLALPVYLRKVGLDVTQEGVAVIPVMGKGNLAKWWRLFTAYGIPTFIIFDNDDEHDKQGAKRKDALKALGIAENQWGQYLSNDEFLIHDQFAVFGKDFEVTMRAQFSDYFQHEQRASEMFGDSKPIIARYVANELEATSGDAGWQKYHDLKKAILDLGMPHQ
- a CDS encoding four helix bundle protein, coding for MGEPINSFRDLKVWQKAMDTAMEIFALTLTFPREEKYSLSDQIRRSSRSVAANIAEAWRKRRYPAHWISKLSDSEAEAAETQTHLEFALRCRYIDQAAADRLNARYEEILAMLAEMAAHPDQWRLK